Genomic window (Pongo abelii isolate AG06213 chromosome 4, NHGRI_mPonAbe1-v2.0_pri, whole genome shotgun sequence):
GGGGCTCGGGTGGTTTCTAATGATAACAAAGAGTGTTTGCAGCTGGACACAAACACTGGGGATTTGCTCCTGAGCGAAATGCTAGACAGGGAGGAGCTCTGTGGCTCCAATGAGCCTTGTGTGCTGTATTTCCAAGTGTTAATGAAAAACCCCACGCAATTTTTACAAATTGAGCTCCACGTCAGGGATATAAATGATCACTCTCCCGTCTTCTTGGAAAAAGAAATGCTCTTAGAAATCCCAGAGAACAGTCCTGTTGGTGCTGTGTTCTTACTAGAAAGTGCAAAGGATTTAGATGTGGGAATCAATGCTGTAAAAAGCTACACAATAAGCCCCAACTCTCATTTCCACGTTAAAATAAGAGTCAATCCAGACAATAGGAAATACCCTGAGTTAGTTCTGGACAAGGCGCTGGATTATGAAGAGCGCCCGGAGCTCAGTTTCATCCTCACTGCTCTGGATGGCGGGTCCCCTCCCAGGTCTGGAACTGCCTTGGTCAGGGTGGTGGTTGTAGATAGTAATGACAACTCCCCTGAGTTTGAGCAGGCTTTTTATGAGGTGAAGATTCTGGAGAATAGCATCCTTGGCTCCCTGGTTGTGACCGTCTCAGCCTGGGATTTAGACTCTGGAACAAACAGTGAACTATCCTATGCCTTTTCCCATGCTTCAGAAGATATTCGCAGGACATTTGAAATTAATCAAAAGTCTGGAGACATTACTTTAACAGCACCTTTGGATTTTGAAGCAATTGAGTCATACTCAATAATCATTCAAGCCACAGATGGGGGAGGACTTTTTGGAAAATCTACAGTCAGAATTCAGGTGATGGATGTAAATGACAATGCTCCTGAAATCACTGTGTCATCAATTACCAGTCCAATCCCAGAAAACACTCCAGAGACTGTGGTTATGGTTTTCAGGATACGAGACAGAGACTTTGGGGACAATGGAAAGATGGTTTGTTCTATCCCAGAAGACATCCCATTCGTGCTAAAATCTTCGGTAAATAATTACTACACTTTGGAAACAGAGAGACCACTGGACAGAGAGAGCAGAGCCTTGTACAACATCACCATCACCGTCACCGACTTGGGGACCCCCAGGCTAAAAACCGAGCACAACATAACCGTCCTGGTCTCCGACATCAATGACAACGCCCCCGCCTTCACCCAAACTTCCTACGCCCTGTTCGTCCGTGAGAACAACAGCCCCGCCCTGCACATCGGCAGCATCAGCGCCACAGACAGAGACTCAGGCACCAACGCCCAGGTCACCTACTCGCTGCTGCGGTCCCAGGACCCGCACCTGCCCCTCGCCTCCCTGGTCTCCATCAACGCAGACAACGGCCATCTATTCGCCCTCAGGTCTCTGGACTACGAGGCCCTGCAGGAGTTCGAGTTCCGCGTGGGCGCCACAGACCGCGGCTCCCCGGCGCTGAGCAGCGAGGCGCTGGTGCGCGTGCTGGTGCTGGACGCCAACGACAACTCGCCCTTCGTGCTGTACCCGCTGCAGAACGGCTCCGCGCCCTGCACCGAGCTGGTGCCCCGGGCGGCCGAGCCGGGCTACCTGGTGACCAAGGTGGTGGCGGTGGACGGCGACTCGGGCCAGAACGCCTGGTTGTCGTACCAGCTGCTCAAGGCCACGGAGCCCGGGCTGTTCAGCGTGTGGGTGCACAATGGCGAGGTGCGCACCGCCAGGCTGCTGAGCGAGCGCGACGCGGCCAAGCACAGGCTGGTGGTGCTGGTCAAGGACAATGGCGAGCCTCCGCGCTCGGCCACCGCCACGCTGCAAGTGCTCCTGGTGGACGGCTTCTCCCAGCCCTACCTGCCTCTCCCGGAGGCGGCCCCGGCCCAGGCCCAGGCCGACTCGCTCACCGTCTACCTGGTGGTGGCGTTGGCCTCGGTGTCGTCGCTCTTCCTCTTTTCGGTGCTCCTGTTCGTGGCGGTGCGGCTGTGCAGGAGGAGCAGGGAGGCCGCAGTCGGTCGCTGCTCGGTGCCCGAGGGCCCCTTTCCAGGACATCTGGTGGACGTGAGCGGCACCGGGACCCTGTCCCAGAGCTACCAGTATGAGGTGTGTGTGACTGGAGGCTCCAGGTCAAATGAGTTCAAATTTCTGAAACCAATTATCCCCAACTTCCTACCCCAGAGCACAGGTAGGGAAGTCGAAGAAAATCCCCCATTTCAGAATAATTTGGGTTTCtgataaagaatgaaaaataaatcctgtgtttatgaatacatttataattagGAACTTATCGTGAGGTGCCTGTAAAGTAGTATTTTTGATCACTTCAAATACGTACACTTCaattcaagaaataaatttctttacatAGAAAAGGATCCAGATTTAGTACCAAGAACCCTTCACAAAGCAGGAAATGTACATGTGTAATGTTTTATGTCAAGTAATTATGCTTAATATAAAGTCTATGAAGTGGTAAGTCTTGTTTGAGAtattttaaattgctttccaTTGTTTTCAATATTTACTGTGACTTTCGTTTTCTGAGTTGATTAGAATGCTGTTTGAGTATACCTACCCTAGTTTCAAAAGCATAGATTGTAGTGTacctttttaaactttatttaaaaaaaaacacttgttttATGAATCATACACTATTTTCACACTTTTAATCTCATAAGAAACATATGTGACATGGTATTTTAGGAATGACCAAATAGACGGTCTTAGAGATTCAGTAAGTTCACTAAGGTCCACTAACTAATAAGTGACAAAACTGAGCATCCATCCTAGATCTGTCAGACTCTGACTCAGTGACTTTGCTCCCATTCTATACTGTTTTCGTCATTGGATATCACCTGGCAAGTTTCTGCCTaactaaagagaagaaaagtttTTATCGTATTCATACTACTGTTCaatctttatttagaaataatctttatgatttcattttcttgtaaACCAGTAATCTTGCTTTTCTGGGtaaattttcagctattattaCTAATGCTCTGATCTGTCCAAAtcttaagtaaaaaacaaaattgaaagagcAACCTGTGCCTTCTCGTTGTCTCCTGAACACATAActttcatttcacagaaaagATTAATGGTCCTGATTAGGAATAGTACATAATTTTGATTGCATTAttagttaattattttctttacattgtAGTATATTTCCAGAGTCATCCatacttacatttttaatatattttcctgaTTTGAGAGTTTGTTTTTAGCAGTTTTTCTTACCTATACTGCACTGCTGAATcaggaaaatttaagaaaaagaatagaattaaatgtgtAATATCAAAGAGAAATACAGATGAtcattaaatttttagaaattttgggGAGTTAAGGAGAAGCAttgtttgttaaaaatatataaccgattcttatttttaaaataggtaaTTTTTTCATAGTTGTGttctaaatatattataaacTAGTGCTGGTAACTCTAATAAAGCTAGTATTACTGCATATCACTGGTGGGATAGAATCTAAGGACAAAAATAACTCACAGTAGTAAAATCTAAAATTGCTTTCATGGTCTCAGGGTAAAATTATCCAATTTCTCTGACAAATAAATGGCACAAAAAATAAGAGGAGTGAAGTTTACACAAGGAAAAATCTTAAGAGGTCTACCACTCAAATACAATGTGTGGATCTTGTTTGGATCTTGATTGAAACAACAGCAATGACTTTGAAAAACTTGGAAGAATTTGAATATAGATGGGTATTAAATAATGTTAACTTGATTTTTAGGTGTGATAACGACATTGTACTTAAGCATATTTTTAGAGTCATTTAAAGTCATGatgcttttaaagaaatgtataatgacatatttGTGGGTGAAAATTCAGTTTGTCTGGGATGTGAAAATGTTGAAGGAATAGAGTCAAGAATTATGGCAAAACATTGATAATAGTTGAAGCTAGTATTGAGTCCTTGGAGGTTCATTATACTCCTCTCTTTTATGagatttgaaaaatttcaaaatgatttcTTTAATTGATGCTGTTAGAAGTGGAGGTAATAAAAAAGGACATCCTTCCCAGAAACAAAATCACCACTGCTGTTACAGATATTGCCTCTATTTAGACAAACTCTCCAGTCTTTCCTTGTTCATTTCCCTTCATTACTGGACATAACCTCTCTACCTGAGATAGTCACGCTCCTGTATTCTTCTACCATTTGaattttgaagtgtttttctAGTTATAGTAATGGATTTATGCTAGAATTATGATGGATTTATGCCAGACTTATGATGGATTTATGCCATCAAGACTCAGCTACTTGATGGCATCAAATTGCTTTATACTTGGTATACAGTTTATTTTTAAGGTTAATATCTATTTGCATTAGATTCCTCATGTTTAAGGTGGGGAATTCACAACAGCCCTATGTGGTAGGTGCTGTTCTTATCCTCACTTTACAGAGGAGCAAACTAaagcagagagattaaataattcgTTCGAGGTTCACAGCTACTAATTATTCCTATGGTTCatggaaataaaactataaagatcTAAATGTTGTCCATGTTAACTGCAATTACATTTGaaattttctgcatatattcTTTTTGCCACGCTAGACTGTTacctaaatatttcctttttgccCAAAGCTCAGTTAGCATTGTTGAAAGACTAATGCAATTTCTGCTTCGGGCAGTTGTCTGCTCACTAACGTCCGGCGATATTAACGGTGGTGTTGTAACCTTACATAGTCCCGGGGTGCATACAGGCAGAGTTGGGAATATTACATCTATCATCATCCCACAAAATGTAAGATCCTGTGAGGACGCGTGGTGGCGCTGCAGGATAAGAAGGTACAAACCAGAACCGCAGCTGCAGCTACATTAACCGGCAAAAAGCAGCAGAACCTGGAAGTCCACGGGAAGCTTGGATGCCAAAGAGAGAACGGCTGGGTCCTCTGGAGAGGACTACTCACTGGAATATTTCTGAGGTGGCTGTGGAATAACCACAACCTCAGATACTGGGGACTTTACAGTCCCACAGAACCGTCCTCCCAGCAAGCTGAAGGAGGAACAATGGAGGCCAGCGGGAAGCTCATTTGCAGACAAAGGCAAGtcgttttttcctttttccttttgggCTTATCTCTGGTTGGCTTGGCGGAACCTAGACGCTATTCTATGGTAGAGGAAACTGAGGGCAGCTCCTTTGTCACCAATTTAGCAAAGGACCTGGGTCTGGAGCAGACGGAATTCTCCAGGCGGGGGGTTAGGGTTGTTTCCAGAGGGAACAAACTACAGTTGCAGCTCAATCAGGAGACCGGAGATTTGTTGCTAAATGAGAAATTGGACCGTGAGGATCTGTGCGGTCACAGAGAGCCCTGTGTGCTACGTTTCCAAGTGTTGCTAGAGAGTCCCTTCGAGTTTTTTCAAGCTGAGCTACAAGTAATAGACATAAACGACCACTCTCCAGTATTTCTGGACAAACAAATGTTGGTGAAAGTGTCAGAGAGCAGTCCTCCTGGGACTGCGTTTCCTCTGAAGAATGCTGAAGACTTAGATGTAGGCCAAAACAATATTGAGAACTATATAATCAGCCCCAACTCCTATTTTCGGGTCCTCACCCGCAAACGCAGTGATGGCAGGAAATACCCAGAGCTGGTGCTGGACAAAGCGCTGGACCGAGAGGAAGAAGCTGAGCTCAGGTTAACACTCACAGCACTGGATGGTGGCTCTCCGCCCAGATCTGGCACTGCTCAGGTCTACATCGAAGTCCTGGATGTCAACGATAATGCCCCTGAATTTGAGCAGCCTTTCTATAGGGTGCAGATCTCTGAGGACAGTCCAGTAGGCTTCCTGGTTGTGAAGGTCTCTGCCACGGATGCAGACACAGGAGTCAACGGAGAGATTTCCTATTCCCTTTTCCAAGCTTCAGACGAGATTGGCAAAACCTTTAAGATCAATCCCTTGACAGGAGAAATTGAACTAAAAAAACAACTCGATTTCGAAAAACTTCAGTCCTATGAAGTCAATATTGAGGCAAGAGATGCTGGAACCTTTTCTGGAAAATGCACCGTTCTGATTCAAGTGATAGACGTGAACGACCATGCCCCAGAAGTTACCATGTCTGCATTTACCAGCCCAATACCTGAGAACGCGCCTGAAACTGTGGTTGCACTTTTCAGTGTTTCAGATCTTGATTcaggagaaaatgggaaaataagtTGCTCCATTCAGGAGGATCTACCCTTCCTCCTGAAATCCGCGGAAAACTTTTACACCCTACTAACGGAGAGACCACTAGACAGAGAAAGCAGAGCGGAATACAacatcactatcactgtcactgACTTGGGGACCCCTATGCTGAAAACACAGCTCAATATGACCGTGCTGGTCGCCGATGTCAATGACAACGCTCCCGCCTTCACCCAAACCTCCTACACCCTGTTCGTCCGCGAGAACAACAGCCCCGCCCTGCACATCGGCAGTGTTAGCGCCACAGACAGAGACTCAGGCACCAACGCCCAGGTCACCTACTCGCTGCTGCCGCCCCAGGACCCGCACCTGCCTCTCGCCTCCCTGGTCTCCATCAACGCAGACAAAGGCCACCTGTTCGCCCTCAGGTCGCTGGACTACGAGGCCCTGCAGGCGTTCGAGTTCCGCGTGGGCGCCTCAGACCGCGGTTCCCCGGCGCTGAGCAGCGAGGCGCTGGTGCGCGTGCTGGTGCTGGACGCCAACGACAACTCGCCCTTCGTGCTGTACCCGCTGCAGAACGGCTCCGCGCCCTGCACCGAGCTGGTGCCCCGGGCGGCCGAGCCGGGCTACTTGGTGACCAAGGTGGTGGCGGTGGACGGCGACTCGGGCCAGAACGCCTGGCTGTCGTACCAGCTGCTCAAGGCCACGGAGCCCGGGCTGTTCGGCGTGTGGGCGCACAATGGCGAGGTGCGCACAGCCAGGCTGCTGAGCGAGCGCGATGCGGCCAAGCACAGGCTGGTGGTGCTGGTCAAGGACAATGGCGAGCCTCCGCGCTCGGCCACCGCCACGCTGCAAGTGCTCCTGGTGGACGGCTTCTCTCAGCCCTACCTGCCTTTCCCGGAGGCGGCCCCGGCTCAGGCCCAGGCCGACTCGCTCACCGTCTACCTGGTGGTGGCGTTGGCCTCGGTGTCGTCGCTCTTCCTCTTCTTGGTGTTCCTGTTCGTGGCGGTGCGGCTGTGCAGGAGGAGCAGGGCGGCCTCGGTGGGTCGCTTCTTGGTGCCCGAGGGCCCCCTTCCAGGGCATCTGGTGGACGTGAGCGGCACCGGGACCCTATCTCAGAGCTACCAGTATGAGGTGTGTTTGGCAGGAGGTTCAGGGACAAATGAGTCCAAGTTCCTGAAGCCGATTATCCCCAACTTCCCTCCCCAGTGCCCTGGGAAATAAATACAGGGAAATTCTACCTTCCCCAATAACTTTGGACTCAATATTCAGTGACCATAGTCGACTTTTATATtccataggtattttattttgtggcaTTCCTATGCCAATGTTTATTTCCCCCAATTTGTGTGTATTTAATATTCTACTGATTTACTCTTGATTTTTCTCATgttctttttccctttgctttaAAGCGAACATTTATCTTTATTCCTGGTTCTTAAAAGATGGTAATTCATTCTTTAACCTAGATGGTCTTAATTTGTAATTAATTTGCCTCCCTAAAGAGCAATaccaaatcacatttttttttcatgcccCTATCTTTAGTTGAACTTCACCCACGATTATGCTTATGGTAAAATTAAATAGAGCAATTTGGAAGTGATTCAAAATTTCCAGCatttctttatttgattctctctttttttcagtctTAAAATAATGATTGCTATTCAGacatatcatttttcttttttttaaatccagtgtGTTTTTAGTCAACCTTTAAATATGCTTTTTGCTTtcaaaaataaaccagaaaacctATATCCTATGATACAACTCTAAGTGTTATCACTTGATTCGAAAGGGTCAGAAGACCACTTTTTTAGTATCCTTTCCTCATTCATGCTGGAGAGGATTGTGCAGGCACATTAATATTGTAGCCAATCACAGAATCTGGGAATATGaagctataattttttaattaatgtcACAAAGCTCTAATGTAATCTAGTTGAATGCAGATGCCTGTGCCCAAATAATAATTCGTATAGCATAAATTGGAATTGTGTGTTAATGTGTAAAAATTTTTGCCTGTACTATCATATAATTTAACGTATATACACCAGaaactatttttcaaactttttttactGCAACCAATAGCTAagattatattttacatattttgaaacaCACAGGCTtaatagaaagaaatgcttgTGAACAATGCTTAGTCTTTATATGACGTAATTTGAAATTACCtatatatttcattctattcaattttcAAATGTGGTCATGATCCACTAAATTTATTTCATGGTATACTAATTGGTAGTAAcccaaagtttgaaaaccacttttCTCAGACATATAAAAGTATGCCAGATGTTGAACTTTGATAGTATCAAAAGATAGTCCCTTAgggttctaatttttaaaaatttttcaaaccaTTGTAGGGGAGTAGCTTTGTCTCATGTTAAACCACTCTTACCTTTAAGGATCTGACACACTACGCAAGAAAAAGACTTCAAGGTTGGAGGAGGAGATTTTCCATGACTTTTATCAAAAAGTCTAAAGTCTATGTTGTGGGAGAAAAATGTAGAATAACAAAATGAGTAAAAGTATAGAGGCAAAACAAgcgtgtgtatgagagagagagaaagcatggaAAAGAGGAAATTCATGGGGATGAGTAAAATGACTACTTCCAGTGCCACAGACTAGACTCAGTtgcttctcttattttattttttgagacagggtcctgttctgtcacccaggctggagtgcagtggtgtgatctccactcactgcaacctccatctcctgggctcaagtgatcctcccacctcagcctccctagtacccaGGACTACAGGCccaggccaccacacccactaatttttgcatttttagtagaggcaaggtttcatcatattacccagactgctctcgaactcgtgagctcaagcaatctgcctgcctcagcctcccaaagtgctatgattacaggtatgagcaccTGGCCTCAACTGCTtcttgaagatattttaaaactttatcttAACATTGTAGAGGGAGTGGGTATTAATCAGTTGATAATGCCAAGAAGTGCAATCTCTTTTAATAGCATATCTAAGACAACCTAATGTTTATACTTCTTGCTAAGATTTCACTACCGGTTCTGTTGAGCTGTGT
Coding sequences:
- the PCDHB12 gene encoding protocadherin beta-12, whose translation is MENGGAGTLQIRQVLLFFVFLRMSQAGSETGNFLVMEELQSGSFVGNLAKTLGLEVSELSSRGARVVSNDNKECLQLDTNTGDLLLSEMLDREELCGSNEPCVLYFQVLMKNPTQFLQIELHVRDINDHSPVFLEKEMLLEIPENSPVGAVFLLESAKDLDVGINAVKSYTISPNSHFHVKIRVNPDNRKYPELVLDKALDYEERPELSFILTALDGGSPPRSGTALVRVVVVDSNDNSPEFEQAFYEVKILENSILGSLVVTVSAWDLDSGTNSELSYAFSHASEDIRRTFEINQKSGDITLTAPLDFEAIESYSIIIQATDGGGLFGKSTVRIQVMDVNDNAPEITVSSITSPIPENTPETVVMVFRIRDRDFGDNGKMVCSIPEDIPFVLKSSVNNYYTLETERPLDRESRALYNITITVTDLGTPRLKTEHNITVLVSDINDNAPAFTQTSYALFVRENNSPALHIGSISATDRDSGTNAQVTYSLLRSQDPHLPLASLVSINADNGHLFALRSLDYEALQEFEFRVGATDRGSPALSSEALVRVLVLDANDNSPFVLYPLQNGSAPCTELVPRAAEPGYLVTKVVAVDGDSGQNAWLSYQLLKATEPGLFSVWVHNGEVRTARLLSERDAAKHRLVVLVKDNGEPPRSATATLQVLLVDGFSQPYLPLPEAAPAQAQADSLTVYLVVALASVSSLFLFSVLLFVAVRLCRRSREAAVGRCSVPEGPFPGHLVDVSGTGTLSQSYQYEVCVTGGSRSNEFKFLKPIIPNFLPQSTGREVEENPPFQNNLGF
- the LOC100450339 gene encoding protocadherin beta-13, translated to MEASGKLICRQRQVVFSFFLLGLSLVGLAEPRRYSMVEETEGSSFVTNLAKDLGLEQTEFSRRGVRVVSRGNKLQLQLNQETGDLLLNEKLDREDLCGHREPCVLRFQVLLESPFEFFQAELQVIDINDHSPVFLDKQMLVKVSESSPPGTAFPLKNAEDLDVGQNNIENYIISPNSYFRVLTRKRSDGRKYPELVLDKALDREEEAELRLTLTALDGGSPPRSGTAQVYIEVLDVNDNAPEFEQPFYRVQISEDSPVGFLVVKVSATDADTGVNGEISYSLFQASDEIGKTFKINPLTGEIELKKQLDFEKLQSYEVNIEARDAGTFSGKCTVLIQVIDVNDHAPEVTMSAFTSPIPENAPETVVALFSVSDLDSGENGKISCSIQEDLPFLLKSAENFYTLLTERPLDRESRAEYNITITVTDLGTPMLKTQLNMTVLVADVNDNAPAFTQTSYTLFVRENNSPALHIGSVSATDRDSGTNAQVTYSLLPPQDPHLPLASLVSINADKGHLFALRSLDYEALQAFEFRVGASDRGSPALSSEALVRVLVLDANDNSPFVLYPLQNGSAPCTELVPRAAEPGYLVTKVVAVDGDSGQNAWLSYQLLKATEPGLFGVWAHNGEVRTARLLSERDAAKHRLVVLVKDNGEPPRSATATLQVLLVDGFSQPYLPFPEAAPAQAQADSLTVYLVVALASVSSLFLFLVFLFVAVRLCRRSRAASVGRFLVPEGPLPGHLVDVSGTGTLSQSYQYEVCLAGGSGTNESKFLKPIIPNFPPQCPGK